In Myxococcus fulvus, one genomic interval encodes:
- a CDS encoding ABC transporter permease encodes MGSLGQLVLMRLRVLWRQPEVLFWTFVFPIVTTLVLGLAFRNESLGPVRVAIAQGEGATELSARLAGTPELEVETLELIEARRQLARGRVMLVLVPGTPEPEALVDPSQAEGRTARLLVMQALSRAPDAPRLEAVRTTPVSEPGNRYIDFLIPGLLGMSLMSSSLWALAVPLVSMRGGKLLKRLAGTPMSRTHFFLAFLLGRTAFAVLEVAFFCAFARWLFGVPMFGSYGALLGMGLLGAMCFASLALLVSIRAHNEEAVGGLVNLVSMPMLFLSGVFFASDNFPGWLQPVIHALPLTALNDSLRAIMLEGTSLMALGPAMLVLAAWTVLPLVVALRWFRWV; translated from the coding sequence ATGGGCTCGCTGGGTCAGCTGGTGTTGATGCGCCTGCGGGTGCTGTGGCGGCAGCCCGAGGTGCTGTTCTGGACGTTCGTCTTCCCCATCGTCACCACGCTGGTGCTGGGGCTGGCCTTCCGCAACGAGTCGCTCGGGCCCGTGCGCGTCGCCATCGCGCAAGGAGAAGGGGCCACCGAGCTCTCCGCCCGGCTCGCGGGCACGCCGGAGCTGGAGGTGGAGACGCTGGAGCTCATCGAGGCGCGCCGTCAGCTCGCCCGGGGACGCGTGATGCTGGTGCTGGTGCCCGGTACGCCGGAGCCCGAGGCGCTGGTGGACCCCAGCCAGGCGGAGGGGAGGACGGCGCGACTGCTCGTCATGCAGGCCCTGTCGCGCGCGCCGGATGCGCCTCGACTGGAGGCGGTGCGGACGACGCCGGTGTCGGAGCCGGGCAATCGCTACATCGACTTCCTCATCCCGGGCCTCCTGGGGATGTCGCTCATGTCCTCCAGCCTGTGGGCGCTGGCGGTGCCGCTGGTGTCCATGCGCGGCGGCAAGCTGCTCAAGCGGCTGGCGGGCACGCCGATGTCGCGCACGCACTTCTTCCTGGCCTTCCTGCTGGGGCGCACGGCCTTCGCGGTGCTGGAGGTCGCCTTCTTCTGCGCCTTCGCGCGCTGGCTCTTCGGGGTGCCGATGTTCGGCAGCTACGGCGCGCTGCTGGGCATGGGGTTGTTGGGCGCCATGTGCTTCGCCTCGCTGGCGCTGCTGGTGTCCATCCGGGCGCACAACGAGGAGGCGGTGGGCGGGCTGGTCAACCTGGTGTCCATGCCGATGCTGTTCCTGTCCGGCGTCTTCTTCGCGTCGGACAACTTCCCGGGCTGGTTGCAGCCGGTCATCCACGCACTGCCGCTGACGGCGCTCAATGACTCGCTGCGCGCCATCATGTTGGAGGGGACGTCGTTGATGGCGCTGGGCCCGGCCATGCTGGTGCTCGCGGCCTGGACGGTGCTCCCCCTGGTGGTCGCGCTGCGCTGGTTCCGCTGGGTCTGA
- a CDS encoding ABC transporter ATP-binding protein codes for MTSPDELAIEVKGLVKRFGDVTAVDGIDLDIRRGECVGLLGPNGAGKTTTVEILEGLQEPTSGHVRLLGLDWKRDATRLRQRIGLTLQETKLVEQLTVEETVRMFASFYPRPLPLEELIGMVQLGEKRHARVGKLSGGQRQRLALALGLAGDPDLLFLDEPTTGLDPQSRRALWDVVAALKAKGRTVVLTTHYMDEAEVLCDRLVIIDRGRVISRGTPGDIVASLGAEQVIELEAEPSLDLERLSPLSTVVSAQRHADRLSLRVRALHEALPSVLREVEASGAKLKHLSTRRPTLDDVFIGLTGRSLREGNEEKAA; via the coding sequence ATGACATCCCCAGACGAGCTCGCCATCGAGGTGAAGGGACTGGTCAAGCGCTTCGGCGACGTCACCGCCGTGGACGGCATCGACCTGGACATCCGACGGGGCGAGTGCGTGGGCCTGCTCGGCCCCAACGGCGCCGGCAAGACGACCACCGTCGAGATTCTCGAGGGCCTCCAGGAGCCGACCTCCGGTCATGTACGGCTGCTCGGGCTGGACTGGAAGCGGGATGCGACCCGGCTTCGGCAGCGCATCGGCCTGACGCTCCAGGAGACGAAGCTGGTGGAGCAGCTCACGGTGGAGGAGACGGTGCGGATGTTCGCGTCCTTCTATCCGCGCCCGCTGCCGCTCGAGGAGCTGATTGGCATGGTGCAGCTCGGAGAGAAGCGGCACGCCCGGGTGGGCAAGCTGTCGGGAGGCCAGCGGCAGCGGCTGGCCCTGGCGCTGGGACTGGCGGGCGACCCGGACCTGCTCTTCCTGGACGAGCCGACCACGGGCCTGGACCCGCAGTCGCGCCGGGCCCTGTGGGACGTGGTGGCGGCGCTCAAGGCCAAGGGGCGCACCGTGGTGCTGACCACGCACTACATGGACGAGGCCGAGGTGCTCTGCGACCGGCTGGTCATCATCGACCGGGGCCGCGTCATCAGCCGGGGCACGCCCGGGGACATCGTCGCGTCGCTGGGGGCCGAGCAGGTCATCGAGCTGGAGGCGGAGCCGTCCCTGGACCTGGAGCGCTTGTCGCCCCTGTCCACCGTCGTCTCGGCGCAGCGTCACGCGGACCGGTTGTCCTTGAGGGTGAGGGCGCTGCACGAGGCGCTGCCGTCGGTGCTGCGGGAGGTGGAGGCTTCCGGCGCGAAGCTCAAGCACCTGTCCACGCGGCGGCCCACGTTGGATGACGTGTTCATCGGGTTGACGGGGCGCTCGCTGCGCGAGGGCAACGAGGAGAAGGCGGCGTGA
- a CDS encoding lysophospholipid acyltransferase family protein: MALSDGLDARVDRLELPFNEYGVDPYGISRRHVRDALRVFSLIYRYYFRVRCHGIEHIPAKGRGMLVGNHSGGVAVDGAMVLTSTMLEMDPPRLAQGMVERFLHKFPVSSLWASRTGQFTGLPEHARRLLEDDRLLMIFPEGARGTAKLFPDRYSLVDFGTGFVRLALQTRSPIIPFAFLGGGSAIPTVFNAYTLGRLLGVPYVPLTPYLLPVPLPVQLEIHYGEPLVFRGTGDEEDHVIEGYVAKVKERIAGLIERGRAGRQHRGLARKLLP, from the coding sequence GTGGCCCTGAGCGACGGATTGGATGCGCGGGTTGACCGGCTGGAGTTGCCGTTCAACGAGTACGGCGTGGACCCGTACGGAATCTCCCGGAGGCACGTGAGGGACGCGCTGCGCGTCTTCTCTCTCATCTACCGGTACTACTTCCGCGTGCGCTGCCACGGCATCGAGCACATCCCCGCCAAGGGCCGGGGCATGCTCGTGGGCAACCACTCCGGCGGCGTGGCGGTGGACGGCGCCATGGTGCTGACGTCCACCATGCTGGAGATGGACCCGCCCCGGCTCGCCCAGGGCATGGTGGAGCGCTTCCTCCACAAGTTCCCCGTCTCGTCTCTGTGGGCCAGCCGCACCGGCCAGTTCACCGGGCTGCCCGAGCACGCGCGGCGGCTGCTCGAGGACGACCGGCTGCTCATGATTTTTCCCGAGGGCGCGCGCGGCACGGCGAAGCTGTTCCCGGACCGCTACTCGCTGGTGGACTTCGGCACGGGCTTCGTGCGGCTGGCGCTCCAGACGCGCTCGCCCATCATCCCGTTCGCGTTCCTGGGGGGCGGCTCGGCCATCCCCACGGTGTTCAACGCGTACACGCTGGGCAGGCTGTTGGGGGTGCCGTACGTGCCGCTGACGCCGTACCTGTTGCCGGTGCCGCTGCCGGTGCAGTTGGAGATCCACTATGGCGAGCCGCTCGTCTTCCGGGGCACCGGGGACGAGGAGGACCACGTCATCGAGGGCTATGTGGCGAAGGTGAAGGAGCGCATCGCGGGTCTCATCGAGCGCGGCCGGGCGGGGCGACAGCACCGCGGGCTGGCCAGAAAGCTGCTGCCATGA
- a CDS encoding SDR family oxidoreductase, translating into MRVLIPGISGGIARKLALRLKKAGHEVAGVDIRPWDTAQEADIQVFRGDVRKRVAEDVFRRWRPDAVVHMATVTAFTVPGAERGRINLDGTKAVFDHCATHGVKQLLFVGRHTFYGAAPDSPLYHSEDEPPRALEAIPELADLVAADLYAATALWRLPEVTTAVLRLPYTLGAPGTGTLASFLKGRRVPLVLGYDPLFHVLQEEDVVTALQLALEKKIRGIFNVAGPPPIPLSVIVRETRRTAVPLPSQVLSFLLGRAGFPRLSVGALDHLRYPIVVDNRRFLEATGFEYQHSVADTLRIYREAAPPPVSGGLI; encoded by the coding sequence ATGAGGGTGCTCATCCCGGGTATCTCCGGAGGAATCGCGCGCAAGCTGGCGCTGCGGTTGAAGAAGGCGGGCCACGAGGTGGCGGGCGTGGACATCCGTCCGTGGGACACGGCCCAGGAGGCGGACATCCAGGTGTTCCGCGGCGATGTGCGCAAGCGCGTGGCCGAGGACGTCTTCCGCCGCTGGCGTCCTGACGCGGTGGTGCACATGGCCACCGTCACGGCCTTCACGGTGCCGGGCGCGGAGCGCGGGCGCATCAACCTGGACGGCACCAAGGCGGTGTTCGACCACTGCGCGACGCACGGCGTGAAGCAGCTGCTCTTCGTGGGGCGGCATACCTTCTATGGCGCGGCGCCGGACTCGCCGCTGTACCACTCCGAGGACGAGCCGCCGCGCGCGCTCGAAGCCATCCCGGAGCTGGCGGACCTGGTGGCCGCGGACCTGTACGCCGCGACGGCGCTGTGGCGGCTGCCCGAGGTGACGACGGCGGTGCTGCGGCTGCCGTACACGCTGGGCGCGCCGGGCACGGGGACGCTGGCCTCGTTCCTCAAGGGGCGGCGGGTGCCGCTGGTGCTCGGGTACGACCCGCTCTTCCACGTGCTCCAGGAGGAGGACGTGGTGACGGCGCTGCAGCTGGCGCTGGAGAAGAAGATTCGGGGCATCTTCAACGTGGCCGGGCCTCCGCCGATTCCGCTGTCGGTCATCGTGCGCGAGACGCGGCGCACGGCGGTGCCGCTGCCTTCCCAGGTGCTGTCGTTCCTGCTGGGGCGGGCGGGCTTCCCGCGACTGTCCGTGGGGGCGCTGGACCACCTGCGCTATCCCATCGTGGTGGACAACCGGCGCTTCCTGGAGGCGACGGGGTTCGAGTACCAGCACAGCGTGGCGGACACGCTGCGCATCTACCGGGAAGCGGCGCCGCCGCCCGTGTCCGGGGGGCTCATCTAG
- a CDS encoding cupin-like domain-containing protein, which translates to MKPLPFSARPVRRLERPSLEELREWHYREPVIVRGLLDSSGALDAFRAQGTLDGKLGVLETQLGERPQHYFCVLPPESGGHYRPKLVVNDAEGGVAVMPEQGTFADFADRLKAAVRTGEYVYMQNGMLEQSHVRGKLGFDFLSFSDPLGVESKFWVGSDGQVVNLHYDDCINFICMFEGTKRVTMFPPEQLANLYHAPLDVLGGGAPTTPVHLLNLDLERFPRFRAALEHACVAVVEPGEALLIPPFWWHHVESFGAMHVMVNSFITTIPSTATLELWKDLSAGIRALAKATPEERNRERELFRRRVFAGEEVSESSALAEQARVTFQKLPGSWREHVARLWEAFAFQTHGAPFEETAGGLAGLIERQEGQLTLYPNANMLAEMPDVMELPAGDPAPR; encoded by the coding sequence ATGAAGCCCCTGCCCTTTTCCGCCAGGCCGGTCCGCAGGTTGGAGCGCCCGTCGCTCGAGGAGCTGCGGGAGTGGCACTACCGCGAGCCGGTCATCGTCCGGGGGCTCCTGGATTCCTCCGGGGCACTGGACGCGTTCCGCGCGCAGGGCACGTTGGATGGGAAGCTGGGGGTGCTGGAGACGCAGCTGGGTGAGCGTCCTCAGCATTACTTCTGCGTGTTGCCTCCGGAGTCGGGCGGGCACTACCGGCCGAAGCTGGTGGTGAACGACGCGGAGGGCGGCGTGGCGGTGATGCCCGAGCAGGGCACGTTCGCGGACTTCGCGGACCGGCTGAAGGCGGCGGTGCGCACGGGCGAGTACGTGTACATGCAGAACGGGATGCTCGAGCAGTCCCACGTGCGCGGGAAACTGGGCTTCGACTTCCTGTCGTTCAGCGACCCGCTGGGGGTGGAGAGCAAGTTCTGGGTGGGCTCGGACGGGCAGGTGGTGAACCTGCACTACGACGACTGCATCAACTTCATCTGCATGTTCGAGGGCACCAAGCGGGTGACGATGTTCCCGCCCGAGCAGCTGGCGAACCTGTACCACGCGCCGCTGGACGTGCTGGGAGGCGGGGCGCCCACGACGCCCGTGCACCTGCTGAACCTGGACCTGGAGCGCTTCCCGCGGTTTCGCGCCGCGCTGGAGCACGCGTGCGTGGCGGTGGTGGAGCCCGGCGAGGCGCTGCTGATTCCGCCCTTCTGGTGGCACCACGTGGAGTCCTTCGGGGCGATGCACGTGATGGTGAACAGCTTCATCACCACGATTCCGTCCACGGCGACGCTGGAGCTGTGGAAGGACCTGTCCGCGGGCATCCGCGCGCTGGCGAAGGCGACGCCGGAGGAGCGGAATCGGGAGCGGGAGTTGTTCCGCCGCCGGGTGTTCGCGGGCGAGGAGGTCTCCGAGTCCTCGGCGCTGGCGGAGCAGGCGCGGGTGACGTTCCAGAAGCTGCCGGGTTCGTGGCGTGAGCATGTGGCGCGGCTGTGGGAGGCGTTCGCCTTCCAGACGCACGGGGCGCCGTTCGAGGAGACGGCCGGCGGGCTCGCGGGGCTCATCGAACGGCAGGAGGGACAGCTCACGCTCTATCCCAACGCCAACATGCTGGCGGAGATGCCGGATGTGATGGAGCTGCCCGCGGGGGACCCGGCTCCGCGGTAG
- a CDS encoding DUF559 domain-containing protein encodes MLTSEDTALLDSLDRHARRRAEGIPTLSALVGDPERALQLWTQWLHRSGLKAAFAQSEDLRSTVSAWATQLARERNLFRDAESYVVFSQRAISSRELHFEGKTQHDRRVLFERLEPPHAEPVTWALCRQLLEAPEPAPQGTLPNEVREAISHDPLRVLHALLLIIPEGRAPALHLALSPSDPRSLRTATAICSAAPLLHVACVLPPDALEGTRGRKDSHALAMMREGLLELPDPASVATVQDLPVAEPAVPRRASSKKKAPASPPEPHVAPPLLERFRVNAEAMVAEREKSEAHARSKMEHFFYHDILQVHPATKDVFTLNAKVELGEGKRPLEVDLLSRELRLAVEIDGQHHFLDPDRFRRDRRKDLALQRIGYWVARFLYEDLHPRCEDILKTLESLMEARRREATAQRTTHGQP; translated from the coding sequence TTGCTGACATCCGAAGACACCGCTCTCCTGGACTCGCTGGACCGGCATGCCCGGCGCCGTGCGGAAGGGATTCCCACCCTGAGCGCCCTGGTGGGCGACCCGGAGCGCGCGCTCCAGCTCTGGACGCAATGGCTCCACCGCAGCGGGTTGAAGGCTGCCTTCGCGCAGAGCGAGGACCTGCGCTCCACCGTCTCCGCCTGGGCCACCCAGCTCGCCCGTGAGCGCAATCTCTTCCGAGACGCGGAGAGCTACGTCGTCTTCTCCCAGCGCGCCATCTCCTCCCGCGAGCTGCACTTCGAGGGCAAGACGCAACACGACCGCCGCGTCCTGTTCGAGCGACTGGAGCCACCCCACGCCGAGCCCGTGACGTGGGCCCTTTGCCGACAGCTGCTCGAAGCCCCCGAGCCCGCGCCCCAGGGCACCCTCCCCAACGAGGTCCGTGAGGCCATCTCCCACGACCCGCTCCGCGTCCTCCACGCGCTGCTGCTCATCATCCCCGAGGGCCGCGCCCCCGCCCTCCACCTGGCGCTCTCCCCTTCCGACCCGCGCAGCCTCCGCACGGCGACCGCCATCTGCTCCGCGGCCCCGCTGCTGCATGTCGCCTGCGTGCTGCCACCGGATGCGCTCGAAGGGACCCGCGGACGCAAGGACTCCCACGCGCTCGCGATGATGCGGGAGGGGCTGCTCGAGCTTCCGGACCCTGCCTCCGTCGCCACCGTGCAGGACTTGCCCGTCGCCGAGCCCGCGGTTCCTCGACGTGCCTCCTCGAAGAAGAAGGCTCCGGCCTCGCCTCCGGAGCCCCACGTGGCGCCGCCGTTGCTGGAGCGCTTCCGGGTGAACGCGGAGGCCATGGTCGCCGAGCGCGAGAAGTCCGAGGCCCACGCACGCAGCAAGATGGAGCACTTCTTCTACCACGACATTCTCCAGGTCCATCCCGCCACCAAGGACGTCTTCACCCTCAACGCCAAGGTGGAACTCGGCGAGGGCAAGCGTCCGCTGGAGGTCGACCTGCTGAGTCGTGAGCTGCGGCTCGCCGTCGAAATCGACGGGCAACACCACTTCCTCGACCCGGACCGATTCCGCCGGGACCGCCGCAAGGACCTCGCGCTCCAGCGCATCGGCTACTGGGTGGCCCGCTTCCTCTACGAGGACCTGCACCCCCGCTGTGAAGACATCTTGAAGACCCTCGAATCGCTCATGGAGGCCCGGCGGCGAGAAGCCACCGCGCAAAGGACAACGCATGGACAGCCCTGA